Proteins encoded together in one Vicinamibacteria bacterium window:
- the purE gene encoding 5-(carboxyamino)imidazole ribonucleotide mutase, with amino-acid sequence MSAKVIIVMGSASDEEVMKEAYAVLRELEVPCEMGVYSAHRTPDRAARLALEAASRGIKVLIAGAGAAAHLAGALAARTNLPVIGVPLAATPLAGLDALLATVQMPAGFPVATMAIGKPGARNAAFLAAQILATEDEALAERLRMWREGKAREVEEASRKMGGSED; translated from the coding sequence GTGTCAGCGAAAGTAATCATCGTGATGGGAAGCGCGTCGGACGAGGAGGTCATGAAGGAAGCCTATGCCGTCCTGCGCGAGCTCGAGGTTCCCTGTGAAATGGGCGTGTACTCGGCCCACCGCACACCCGACAGGGCTGCCCGACTGGCCCTCGAAGCTGCCTCTCGAGGCATCAAGGTGCTGATCGCGGGCGCCGGAGCGGCGGCTCATCTCGCGGGAGCGCTCGCAGCACGTACCAATCTTCCGGTGATCGGAGTGCCACTCGCGGCGACGCCTCTCGCGGGACTGGATGCGCTTTTGGCGACGGTTCAGATGCCAGCCGGCTTTCCCGTAGCCACGATGGCCATCGGCAAGCCGGGCGCACGTAACGCCGCGTTTCTCGCCGCCCAGATCCTCGCGACCGAGGACGAAGCGCTCGCCGAGCGACTTCGGATGTGGCGCGAGGGGAAAGCTCGCGAGGTCGAGGAGGCGTCGCGGAAGATGGGCGGCTCGGAGGATTAG
- the rlmN gene encoding 23S rRNA (adenine(2503)-C(2))-methyltransferase RlmN, with the protein MINLFGLSRTSLEGEMLARGRPAFRGRQIFRWMYARGAASFEAMTDLPRKLRDELAHDYVIRLPNVRSRRASIDGTIKYQLSLQDGRNVETVYIPDGKRHTFCLSTQVGCPLKCSFCFTGTIGLERNLTVGEILGQYRLALGDREIAPARRNIVFMGMGEPLLNQEAVIEALRILTDEDGYGVSPRRITVSTAGLPAELEDFAKNAPAVGLAISLHATTDSSRDRIMPINRAHPLGELLAVARNLPLPRRRRITFEYVLLEGENDTAADASRLAGLLQGIRAKVNLITYNPWPGSPHRRSTDEKTDRFVDLLTTSGLTVSLRRSRGDDVLAACGQLANR; encoded by the coding sequence ATGATCAATCTCTTTGGGCTCTCGCGGACGTCGCTCGAGGGCGAGATGCTCGCGCGCGGTCGTCCCGCCTTCCGCGGAAGACAGATTTTCCGATGGATGTACGCCCGGGGAGCGGCGAGCTTCGAAGCGATGACCGACTTGCCTCGAAAGCTCCGAGACGAGCTGGCCCATGACTACGTGATTCGTCTCCCAAACGTTCGATCGCGACGAGCTTCGATCGATGGAACCATCAAATATCAGCTCTCGCTTCAGGATGGGCGGAACGTCGAAACCGTATACATCCCCGATGGAAAGCGGCACACGTTTTGCCTCTCCACCCAGGTCGGCTGTCCTCTGAAATGCAGTTTCTGCTTCACCGGGACCATCGGACTCGAACGCAACCTGACGGTGGGCGAGATCTTGGGCCAGTACCGTCTCGCCCTCGGCGATCGAGAAATCGCTCCGGCGAGGAGGAACATCGTCTTCATGGGCATGGGCGAGCCGCTTCTGAATCAGGAGGCGGTCATCGAGGCGCTTCGGATCCTTACCGATGAGGACGGTTACGGCGTGTCTCCTCGCCGAATTACCGTTTCGACCGCAGGACTGCCTGCCGAGCTCGAGGATTTCGCCAAGAATGCACCCGCGGTGGGCCTTGCGATCAGCCTGCACGCGACCACGGATTCCTCACGCGATCGCATCATGCCCATCAACCGCGCGCACCCGCTTGGAGAATTGCTGGCGGTGGCCCGGAACCTCCCGCTTCCTCGCCGCCGCCGAATCACGTTCGAGTACGTGCTCCTCGAAGGCGAGAACGACACCGCAGCCGACGCCTCGAGGCTCGCCGGACTGCTTCAAGGCATTCGCGCGAAAGTCAACCTCATCACCTACAATCCCTGGCCCGGCTCGCCGCATCGTCGCTCCACCGACGAGAAGACCGACCGGTTCGTCGATCTCTTGACGACGTCCGGGCTTACCGTGAGCTTGAGGCGGAGCCGGGGGGATGACGTTCTTGCCGCGTGCGGGCAGCTGGCGAATCGGTAG
- a CDS encoding pitrilysin family protein gives MFRKSILPNELTVLTERMDGVRSVAMGIWLRRGSRDENDGEGGLAHFIEHMVFKGTEKRSQAQIAQEMDAIGGQTDAFTTQEYAGFHVKVLDQHVPRAVDLLSDIVLSPRFDRDELERERRVIFEEIKTVEDNPEEFAHELFAQAFWPDHPLGRPILGQPETVARFDRDDLLRFFRRTYAPSNMIVVAAGNVEHEQLLSLVESRFARLETPPDGILATPPQPSMTVRLEDKDLEQAHIVLGTVAPSQTSSDRFVSYVLNAILGGSLSSRLFQVIREEHGLAYTVYSALSAFSDAGQLMVYAGSDPKKVPEVVDLVLHELRLIRDIPVQVEELRRAKDHLCGSILMGLESTDARMSQLARQELYFGRHIATEEAIQGIDSVTADDLLRLASSIFQRPLAMTVVGRLGRLEWIPESLVA, from the coding sequence GTGTTCCGCAAAAGTATTCTACCAAATGAACTTACAGTCCTCACTGAGAGGATGGACGGCGTACGGTCGGTCGCCATGGGCATCTGGCTCCGGCGCGGAAGTCGGGACGAAAACGACGGTGAGGGCGGGCTCGCCCACTTCATCGAGCACATGGTTTTCAAGGGGACCGAGAAGCGCAGCCAAGCTCAGATCGCTCAGGAAATGGACGCGATCGGCGGCCAGACGGATGCCTTCACCACGCAGGAGTACGCGGGCTTCCACGTCAAGGTTCTCGATCAGCACGTCCCTCGAGCGGTAGACCTGCTCTCGGACATCGTGCTATCGCCACGCTTCGATCGCGACGAGCTCGAACGCGAACGTCGGGTGATCTTCGAGGAGATCAAAACGGTCGAAGACAACCCCGAGGAGTTCGCCCACGAGCTCTTCGCCCAGGCTTTCTGGCCCGATCACCCACTGGGTCGTCCGATCCTCGGCCAACCGGAAACCGTCGCGCGCTTCGATCGTGACGACCTGCTGCGCTTTTTCCGACGGACTTATGCCCCCAGCAACATGATCGTCGTCGCCGCCGGCAACGTGGAGCACGAACAGCTCTTGTCTCTGGTCGAGAGCCGATTCGCCAGGCTCGAGACGCCACCGGACGGGATCCTTGCCACTCCGCCTCAGCCATCGATGACCGTGAGGCTCGAGGACAAGGATCTGGAACAGGCTCACATCGTGCTCGGGACGGTGGCTCCTAGCCAAACGTCCTCCGACCGCTTCGTCTCTTACGTCCTGAATGCCATCCTCGGAGGAAGTCTGAGCTCACGTCTCTTTCAAGTCATTCGTGAGGAGCACGGGCTCGCCTACACGGTCTATTCGGCCCTATCGGCGTTCTCCGACGCCGGTCAACTCATGGTCTACGCTGGCTCGGACCCGAAGAAAGTGCCCGAAGTGGTCGATCTCGTTCTGCACGAGCTTCGCCTCATCCGCGATATTCCCGTCCAGGTGGAGGAGCTCCGCCGTGCCAAAGACCACCTCTGTGGAAGTATACTAATGGGACTCGAATCGACGGACGCGCGCATGTCACAGCTTGCCCGACAGGAGTTGTATTTCGGTCGACATATCGCGACCGAGGAAGCCATCCAGGGGATCGATTCCGTCACTGCCGATGACTTGCTGCGTTTGGCGTCCTCGATTTTCCAGCGCCCCCTCGCCATGACGGTTGTGGGAAGGCTCGGGCGCCTCGAGTGGATCCCGGAGAGCCTGGTTGCCTGA
- a CDS encoding MBL fold metallo-hydrolase codes for MPELHVSVLGSGSAGNVTFASDGSSRLLLDAGLACREIERRLGLLGVAPRDLHGVLLSHEHGDHARGAWRFCGKHKIPLYATEGTFRRMPRASSKEIDWVRVRSGSSVKLGRLTVDLFPTPHDAADPVGFRLRRGKLAFGHVTDIGHVSETVVDGLRGSTAILIESNHDVEMLRESDYPDSLKDRVRSQLGHLSNEALALYLEHRLPDSVRHLFLAHLSQNNNHERLALDSCYDALRRRGGFLPKVHLTYPDRPTPLLRLTEPKATTDSFAQRALVFETC; via the coding sequence TTGCCTGAGCTCCACGTCTCGGTTCTGGGAAGTGGAAGTGCAGGCAACGTCACCTTCGCCTCGGATGGTTCGAGCAGGCTTCTTCTCGACGCCGGTCTGGCGTGCCGGGAGATCGAGCGCCGTCTCGGACTCCTGGGAGTCGCTCCAAGGGATCTCCACGGGGTTCTACTCTCGCACGAGCACGGCGACCACGCGAGAGGAGCCTGGCGGTTCTGCGGGAAACACAAGATCCCTCTCTACGCGACGGAAGGAACCTTCCGCCGGATGCCCCGAGCTTCGAGCAAGGAAATCGATTGGGTACGCGTCCGGTCGGGCTCGAGCGTCAAGCTGGGCAGGCTGACCGTCGATCTCTTCCCCACCCCACACGATGCCGCCGATCCGGTCGGCTTCCGTCTCCGTCGAGGCAAGCTAGCCTTCGGGCACGTGACCGATATCGGCCACGTGTCCGAGACCGTGGTGGACGGGCTCCGCGGCAGCACCGCCATCCTGATCGAGTCGAATCACGACGTGGAGATGCTCCGGGAGAGCGACTATCCCGACTCGCTCAAGGATCGGGTCCGAAGCCAGCTTGGGCACCTATCCAACGAGGCGCTCGCGCTCTATCTCGAGCATCGCCTCCCGGACTCGGTGCGACACCTCTTTCTCGCGCACCTCTCCCAGAACAACAACCACGAGCGGCTTGCGCTGGATAGTTGTTACGACGCGCTACGGCGGCGAGGAGGTTTCTTGCCCAAGGTGCATCTCACCTATCCCGATCGACCCACGCCCCTTTTGCGCCTCACCGAGCCCAAGGCAACCACCGACAGCTTCGCCCAACGTGCATTGGTCTTCGAGACATGCTGA